Proteins from a single region of Candidatus Puniceispirillum marinum IMCC1322:
- the lpxC gene encoding UDP-3-O-acyl-N-acetylglucosamine deacetylase: MNLQDNKKPMYINQPFQTTLVDTVQLEDIALHSGRFVHASICPAEAGTGIKFRRMDVEESLQTVSAHADYAEQARLCTRIANADGIGLETIEHFMAAFAGIGLDNAIVEVDAGEAPILDGSSQPIIDAIRRVGLKTLNARRKYIVITQPIEVQLDNGAWARIEPADQLEIDVEIDFEDKAIGKQSLHYIHCDGSFEAELSTARTFCQLSDVDLMQNAGLALGGSLNNAVVVDNGTVINEGGLRMEREFVRHKALDCLGDLYLLGLQIRGKLTASRPGHALSMMLIKAIWQNKQAFQIVSDGAVTSQSEAYVMPELAAAAAV, from the coding sequence TTGAATTTGCAGGACAATAAAAAACCGATGTATATCAACCAGCCTTTCCAGACAACTTTGGTGGATACTGTGCAGCTTGAAGATATTGCTCTGCATTCAGGCCGGTTTGTTCATGCCTCTATATGTCCTGCAGAAGCTGGTACAGGTATCAAATTCCGCCGCATGGATGTCGAAGAAAGCCTGCAAACAGTGTCTGCCCATGCTGATTATGCCGAACAGGCACGCCTTTGCACCCGGATTGCCAACGCCGATGGCATAGGCCTGGAGACGATCGAACATTTCATGGCCGCCTTTGCCGGAATTGGCCTTGATAATGCTATCGTCGAAGTCGATGCAGGTGAAGCGCCGATCCTTGATGGTAGCAGTCAGCCAATCATTGATGCAATCAGACGTGTTGGGCTGAAAACGCTTAATGCGCGTCGTAAATATATCGTTATTACCCAGCCAATAGAAGTGCAGCTTGATAATGGTGCTTGGGCGCGGATCGAGCCTGCCGACCAGCTTGAAATTGACGTTGAAATTGATTTTGAAGACAAGGCTATTGGCAAGCAGAGCCTGCATTATATTCATTGTGATGGCAGTTTTGAGGCTGAATTATCTACGGCTCGTACCTTTTGCCAGCTGAGTGATGTTGATCTAATGCAGAATGCCGGTCTGGCTCTTGGCGGTTCGCTGAATAACGCCGTAGTTGTTGATAATGGGACTGTTATCAATGAAGGTGGTTTGCGGATGGAACGCGAATTCGTCCGGCATAAGGCACTTGACTGTCTTGGCGATCTTTATCTTCTTGGTCTGCAAATACGTGGCAAATTGACCGCGTCGCGTCCCGGACACGCGCTTAGCATGATGCTGATCAAAGCCATCTGGCAAAATAAACAGGCATTCCAGATCGTCAGTGACGGTGCTGTGACCAGCCAGTCAGAGGCTTATGTCATGCCCGAACTTGCCGCCGCCGCGGCTGTTTAG
- the murG gene encoding undecaprenyldiphospho-muramoylpentapeptide beta-N-acetylglucosaminyltransferase yields MTRFATLNKPLICLAAGGTGGHVFPAIAVAETLSARGYRTQLFTDKRGAKIATASIQDALSARLGVTVIASASPFQRGIIRRLSALFKLGFGVGQCLLHFCLKRPAAIIGFGGYPSFAPLFAGGLLRVPRVLHEQNAFLGRANHLLARHAGNLALSWEGTRNLPDNIHIEVTGMPVRDVFHQDSVSATSQKPAPAHKGEKLHLAVFGGSQGAAVFASLIPAAIGMLPADIKDRLMITQQARPDQIDALVALYAEMGITATIAPFFADIASHIRQSDLIISRAGASSVAELAALGAPTIFIPFPHAMDDHQTQNAMQMQNLGGGLCLAESGLDAKSLARHLTDLLSDRSALTDMAHKAKQLSRPDAAASITDMVEACIEGNPSSTSPSSNQGAAL; encoded by the coding sequence ATGACCCGCTTTGCGACGCTTAACAAGCCATTGATATGTCTTGCCGCAGGTGGCACAGGCGGGCATGTATTCCCAGCCATTGCGGTTGCCGAGACACTGAGCGCCCGTGGGTATCGAACCCAGCTATTCACCGATAAGCGCGGGGCAAAAATTGCCACAGCCAGCATTCAGGATGCGTTATCAGCACGACTTGGCGTGACCGTCATTGCCAGTGCATCACCGTTCCAGCGCGGCATCATCCGCCGCCTGAGTGCGCTTTTCAAACTTGGGTTTGGCGTCGGGCAATGTCTGCTGCATTTCTGCTTGAAACGTCCGGCTGCGATTATAGGGTTTGGCGGATATCCATCCTTTGCGCCTTTATTTGCGGGCGGGTTGTTGCGCGTCCCACGTGTTCTGCATGAACAGAATGCGTTTCTGGGACGAGCCAATCATCTGCTGGCTCGTCATGCAGGCAATCTGGCGCTCAGTTGGGAAGGCACCCGTAATCTGCCTGATAACATTCATATCGAAGTCACCGGCATGCCTGTGCGTGATGTGTTTCATCAGGACAGTGTATCTGCCACCTCGCAAAAACCAGCCCCCGCACATAAGGGTGAAAAACTGCATCTGGCTGTCTTTGGCGGGTCACAGGGCGCGGCTGTTTTTGCCTCGTTGATCCCCGCGGCCATAGGGATGCTACCTGCTGACATAAAAGACCGTCTTATGATAACCCAGCAAGCCCGCCCCGATCAGATTGACGCGCTAGTCGCGCTTTATGCCGAAATGGGCATCACCGCCACCATCGCGCCGTTCTTTGCCGATATCGCCAGCCATATCCGCCAAAGCGACCTGATTATCAGCCGGGCGGGTGCGTCGTCCGTTGCCGAACTAGCGGCTTTGGGTGCGCCAACGATTTTCATTCCTTTTCCCCATGCCATGGATGATCATCAGACACAAAACGCCATGCAGATGCAGAATCTGGGGGGCGGTCTATGCCTTGCCGAAAGCGGTTTGGACGCCAAGAGTCTGGCCAGGCACCTGACAGACTTGTTGAGTGACCGATCAGCGCTGACTGATATGGCGCACAAGGCAAAGCAGTTATCAAGACCAGATGCGGCGGCAAGCATCACCGATATGGTCGAAGCCTGTATCGAAGGGAACCCGTCTTCCACGTCCCCATCATCTAATCAGGGGGCTGCGTTATGA
- the ftsA gene encoding cell division protein FtsA, which yields MILRNKQSALRRPFAVLDLGSSKVTCLIGEADGKGKVQLLGQGMHASAGMRHGEVSNLELLSTVIGKTVHAAERDAGTSIQSMSIVTPGGMPVSRLGKQTLTLSDKTVRRRDMQRLMARENDADTPDSHQAMHLQTLQYDLDDVRGIADPRGMRGSALSVDYTIVSGARTSLTNFREALVLNHLEVDRFIHAGYAAGLACLSEEERDLGGAVIDMGGGTTSISIFMHGKLIYVDTIPVGGHRVTTDIARILSLPVADAERIKAIDGSVMPTELSGTPPASLSEVMRNGNSDNIVIPTQGDNIEIGGKSVERNLLSAIIRPRIEEIIELLTSRIDNAHMQHAAGNRLLLTGGASQLTGLADLYAHATQKTVILGKPQGVDGLLDENSGPEFAAAIGALTHVSRLEENDPTDRQTRTLSYGPFERIGAWLRDNL from the coding sequence ATGATTCTGCGTAATAAACAGAGCGCCTTACGCCGCCCATTTGCCGTGCTTGATCTCGGATCATCCAAAGTCACCTGTTTGATTGGTGAGGCCGATGGCAAAGGTAAAGTCCAACTTTTGGGACAAGGCATGCATGCATCGGCTGGCATGCGGCATGGCGAAGTCAGCAATCTGGAGCTGTTAAGCACCGTTATCGGAAAAACCGTTCACGCCGCCGAGCGTGATGCCGGCACATCAATTCAGTCGATGAGTATTGTTACGCCTGGCGGTATGCCTGTTTCGCGCCTTGGTAAACAGACACTGACTCTATCTGACAAGACTGTGCGCCGCCGCGACATGCAACGTTTGATGGCACGCGAAAATGATGCAGACACACCCGATTCGCATCAAGCCATGCATTTACAGACCTTGCAATATGACCTTGATGATGTGCGTGGCATTGCCGATCCTCGCGGTATGCGGGGTAGTGCGCTTTCGGTCGATTACACGATTGTCAGCGGCGCCCGCACAAGCCTGACCAATTTCCGTGAAGCGCTGGTTCTGAATCATCTCGAAGTTGACCGTTTCATTCATGCTGGTTACGCCGCCGGACTTGCCTGTCTGAGTGAAGAAGAACGTGACCTTGGCGGTGCCGTCATTGATATGGGTGGGGGCACAACATCAATCTCGATTTTCATGCATGGCAAGTTAATCTATGTTGACACAATTCCAGTTGGCGGTCATCGCGTCACCACCGATATAGCGCGCATCCTGTCCCTGCCTGTTGCCGATGCCGAGCGCATTAAAGCCATCGACGGATCGGTTATGCCTACCGAGTTGAGTGGGACACCGCCTGCCTCATTGAGCGAGGTCATGCGTAACGGCAATAGCGACAATATCGTGATCCCAACGCAAGGTGACAATATCGAAATTGGTGGCAAAAGCGTCGAGCGTAATCTGCTTAGTGCCATCATCCGACCCCGGATTGAAGAAATCATCGAACTTCTGACCTCACGCATAGACAATGCACATATGCAACATGCTGCTGGTAACCGTCTGCTTTTGACTGGCGGTGCCAGCCAGCTTACCGGCCTTGCCGATCTCTATGCCCACGCCACGCAGAAAACCGTCATTCTGGGGAAACCGCAAGGCGTAGATGGTCTGCTTGACGAAAATAGCGGCCCCGAATTTGCCGCAGCTATTGGCGCGCTGACACATGTCAGCCGTTTAGAGGAAAATGACCCGACCGACCGACAGACACGCACCCTGTCATACGGGCCATTTGAACGTATTGGTGCGTGGCTTCGTGACAATCTGTGA
- the ftsZ gene encoding cell division protein FtsZ — translation MTINLSVPQTMQELRPRITVVGVGGAGCNAVNNMINADLQGVDFLVANTDGQALAHSLASQKIQLGGAITQGLGAGSKPEIGRAAAEESLEEVMAELADCNMVFITAGMGGGTGTGAAPVIAKAARDAGILTVAVITKPFEFEGQRRMGLADAGIEELQSYVDTLIVIPNQNLFRLANERTTFADAFHMADTVLHQGVCGVTDLMIKPGMINLDFADIRAVMSEMGKAMMGTGEASGETRATQAAEAAINNPLLDDTTMHGARSVLINVTGGLDMTLFEVDEAANRIRKEIDPEAVIIFGSAFDEKLDGVMRVSVVATGIDAASAKARPSVDQPKIETAKPPMTTSPVQANAMASAMTNPVTNAQITPTQSADSASASTSTVRESISSLAKEADDEADTPAASNSQDASVTETVSASETDSTATGPITENTGEPVETQLELTDAVDAATALNADVKADTPNNVAMSATNEAGSGEASSGELASGEAATVSSATAKADTASLTSRLMPRFDLQNEGNAKAEDAPRKTFIPAAPTAMPDEASVPKAAETPAPRPTSIIKQISELWSSKPGTTDSQKRSEPNVSAKDSSEDKTSSVLDLPQSAVVKPATDPAPTAQLEQPDDELDIPAFLRRQVN, via the coding sequence ATGACTATCAATCTATCTGTTCCACAAACCATGCAGGAATTGCGTCCACGTATCACCGTTGTCGGTGTAGGCGGCGCAGGTTGCAATGCTGTTAACAACATGATCAACGCCGATCTGCAAGGTGTCGATTTTCTGGTTGCAAATACCGACGGGCAAGCGCTCGCGCACTCGCTCGCCAGCCAGAAAATTCAACTTGGAGGTGCGATTACGCAAGGACTAGGCGCTGGTTCAAAACCAGAAATAGGGCGTGCTGCTGCCGAGGAAAGCCTTGAAGAAGTAATGGCTGAACTGGCCGATTGCAACATGGTATTCATCACCGCAGGTATGGGCGGCGGGACCGGCACAGGCGCCGCACCCGTGATTGCCAAGGCGGCACGTGATGCTGGCATATTGACCGTTGCCGTGATTACCAAACCGTTTGAATTTGAAGGCCAGCGGCGCATGGGTCTTGCCGATGCAGGCATCGAAGAATTGCAAAGTTATGTTGATACCCTGATTGTCATTCCGAACCAGAATCTATTCCGGCTTGCGAATGAACGCACAACCTTTGCTGATGCCTTTCATATGGCTGACACCGTGCTACACCAAGGCGTATGCGGCGTTACCGACTTGATGATCAAGCCTGGCATGATCAATCTGGACTTTGCCGATATTCGCGCTGTTATGAGCGAAATGGGTAAAGCCATGATGGGCACAGGCGAGGCATCTGGGGAAACCCGGGCAACGCAGGCCGCCGAAGCCGCGATTAATAATCCGCTACTTGATGATACAACCATGCACGGTGCACGTTCGGTTTTGATCAATGTCACTGGCGGTCTGGATATGACTTTGTTTGAAGTTGACGAAGCCGCCAATCGCATTCGTAAGGAAATCGATCCAGAAGCGGTGATCATTTTTGGCTCGGCATTCGATGAAAAACTGGATGGCGTCATGCGGGTATCCGTAGTCGCCACCGGTATTGATGCTGCAAGTGCGAAAGCAAGGCCATCAGTAGATCAGCCCAAAATCGAAACAGCCAAACCGCCAATGACCACCAGTCCAGTGCAAGCAAATGCGATGGCTAGTGCGATGACCAATCCAGTGACAAACGCACAGATAACCCCGACACAGTCAGCAGATTCAGCCTCTGCCAGCACATCGACTGTGCGTGAGTCAATCAGTTCGCTTGCCAAGGAAGCTGATGATGAAGCTGACACTCCAGCGGCCAGCAATTCGCAGGACGCATCGGTAACCGAAACCGTATCAGCATCCGAAACGGACAGCACCGCTACGGGGCCTATTACCGAGAACACCGGTGAACCAGTCGAAACGCAGTTAGAGCTTACCGACGCGGTAGATGCGGCTACAGCTTTGAATGCAGACGTGAAAGCTGATACGCCAAATAATGTGGCTATGTCAGCCACTAATGAAGCCGGATCGGGTGAAGCGTCTTCGGGTGAATTAGCTTCGGGTGAGGCCGCAACCGTATCAAGCGCAACAGCCAAGGCCGATACTGCCTCGCTTACATCGCGCCTGATGCCACGTTTCGATCTGCAGAATGAAGGCAATGCCAAGGCCGAAGATGCCCCACGCAAAACCTTTATTCCAGCAGCACCAACGGCAATGCCGGATGAAGCCAGTGTGCCAAAGGCGGCCGAAACGCCAGCCCCGCGGCCAACCAGCATCATTAAGCAGATATCCGAATTGTGGTCGTCAAAGCCCGGCACAACGGATAGTCAGAAGCGAAGCGAGCCAAATGTGTCCGCGAAAGACAGCTCAGAAGACAAAACGTCTTCGGTTCTGGATCTGCCACAATCAGCCGTTGTTAAACCGGCTACAGATCCGGCACCAACAGCGCAGCTTGAACAGCCTGATGATGAGCTTGATATCCCTGCGTTCCTGCGCCGTCAGGTGAATTAA
- a CDS encoding cell division protein FtsQ/DivIB, which produces MRRLISKPGVLPTDKTKRSSLRRETPARKTSLPRLKTLFLGFVGLTLAATATLGYMDRERLIDEMLMATGKAGLNLQFIQVRGRAHTPTDILVAATDLRLGDPILGINIDEVHKRISAIGWVEDVIVERRMPSTVRISIRERLPMGLLQTADGHQLIDAHGVIIKGAKASDFTHLPVVAGDGSAKHAEKILSVLKTEPELFAEVWAISYQSGRRWDVHLRNGIEIRLPEVEPRQAWSRLAVMERRKQIINRDLAVIDLRIPEQLIVEPNIPVRGKGKST; this is translated from the coding sequence ATGCGACGATTAATATCGAAGCCTGGCGTTTTGCCAACCGATAAGACCAAAAGATCAAGCTTGCGGCGTGAAACGCCTGCCCGCAAGACCAGCTTGCCTCGTTTGAAAACACTGTTTCTGGGGTTTGTCGGCTTGACGCTGGCGGCAACAGCAACGCTTGGCTATATGGATCGCGAGCGGCTGATTGACGAGATGCTTATGGCAACTGGTAAGGCAGGGCTTAATCTGCAATTCATTCAGGTTCGTGGACGCGCACATACCCCAACAGACATACTGGTTGCCGCCACCGATTTACGGCTTGGCGATCCAATTTTGGGCATCAATATCGATGAGGTTCATAAACGCATCAGTGCCATTGGCTGGGTTGAAGACGTTATTGTTGAACGCCGGATGCCATCGACCGTTCGGATTTCGATAAGAGAGCGCTTGCCTATGGGGCTTTTGCAAACAGCAGACGGGCATCAGCTTATCGACGCGCATGGCGTTATTATCAAAGGTGCTAAAGCCAGTGACTTTACCCATTTACCTGTCGTTGCTGGCGATGGTTCAGCTAAACATGCCGAAAAAATTCTGTCGGTTCTGAAAACCGAACCTGAATTGTTCGCCGAGGTATGGGCAATCAGTTATCAGTCAGGCCGCCGGTGGGATGTGCATCTGCGCAATGGCATAGAAATTCGTCTTCCTGAAGTTGAGCCACGGCAAGCATGGTCACGTCTGGCCGTCATGGAAAGACGCAAACAGATCATCAATCGTGATCTTGCCGTTATCGATCTGCGCATTCCCGAACAATTAATTGTCGAACCCAATATTCCAGTTCGCGGAAAGGGAAAAAGCACATGA
- a CDS encoding D-alanine--D-alanine ligase, protein MSAHPSRVAVLMGGWTSEASVSRVSASFCGQAARSAGWDAVEVEVDRDIAEKLAEMKPDRCFNALHGQVGEDGNIQGLLNIMNIPYTHSGLVASALAMDKVLAKMIMTTCGIRVPATLALVEDTHVYPEHAMQAHVIKPLNDGSSFGVVIVKDGDKAPARSLWNTDTQLLCEPFIPGRELTVAVLEGTALCVTEITSENSFYDFDAKYAPGGSQHILPADIPEDVTLQACEWAESAYRAFGCRGVIRADYRWNDVTNQLFMLEINTQPGMTATSLVPEQARFVGMTGEELVNHLLETAQCDD, encoded by the coding sequence ATGAGTGCGCATCCTAGTCGTGTTGCCGTTCTTATGGGCGGATGGACATCCGAGGCATCGGTCAGTCGTGTTTCAGCAAGCTTTTGCGGACAGGCAGCGCGTTCGGCTGGTTGGGATGCTGTCGAAGTCGAAGTTGATCGTGATATTGCCGAAAAGCTGGCCGAGATGAAACCCGACCGTTGCTTTAACGCCCTGCATGGACAGGTTGGCGAAGACGGCAATATTCAGGGTCTGCTGAACATCATGAATATTCCCTATACGCATAGCGGTCTGGTGGCCTCGGCGCTGGCAATGGATAAGGTGCTAGCCAAGATGATTATGACCACATGTGGCATCAGGGTACCCGCCACCCTAGCATTGGTTGAAGATACCCATGTCTATCCGGAACATGCCATGCAGGCGCATGTGATCAAGCCACTGAATGACGGGTCAAGTTTTGGCGTTGTTATTGTCAAGGATGGTGACAAGGCACCTGCACGAAGTCTGTGGAATACTGATACCCAGCTATTATGCGAACCGTTTATTCCCGGGCGAGAACTGACCGTTGCGGTGCTTGAGGGCACGGCTTTATGCGTTACCGAAATCACCTCTGAAAACAGCTTTTATGATTTTGACGCCAAATATGCCCCGGGTGGATCACAACATATTCTGCCAGCTGACATTCCCGAAGATGTGACCTTGCAGGCCTGTGAGTGGGCTGAAAGTGCCTATCGGGCCTTTGGGTGTCGCGGTGTTATCCGTGCCGATTATCGCTGGAACGATGTAACCAACCAGCTCTTTATGCTGGAAATCAATACGCAACCTGGCATGACAGCCACTTCGCTGGTGCCTGAACAGGCGCGCTTTGTTGGCATGACTGGTGAAGAATTAGTCAATCATCTTTTGGAGACAGCACAATGCGACGATTAA
- the murC gene encoding UDP-N-acetylmuramate--L-alanine ligase: MSELPLSIGTMHFTGIGGIGMSGIAEILFELGYSVQGSDMSENANVRRLRAKGIPVMVGQSAENLGDAALVVTSTAIKADNPEVVAARAGFLPIVHRAEMLGELMRLRWSVAVAGTHGKTTTTSLVATLLDGAQIDPTVINGGIITGWGSNARLGKGKWMVVEADESDGSFAKLKPTVAVVTNIDPEHLDHHGSFEALETAFLNFVSSIPFYGFATLCIDHPAVQRMMAHIKDRRIITYGMSANADVRATNLRVEGRNMLFDVLLSDRLVGEMERIDNVLFPMLGDHNVQNCLAAIAVALEMNIDAKKIKDSLAAFGGVGRRFETKGVSDGVTIIDDYGHHPVEIKAALQAGRMMCGDNKLIAVVQPHRYSRLADLFTDFCGCFNDADDVLVADVYAAGETPIEGFDKAALVEGLRDHGHKGPAALDSQSALAQEIMNRTNKGDLVMCLGAGDITSWAAALPAELDALREGSS; encoded by the coding sequence ATGAGCGAGCTACCTTTATCAATCGGTACAATGCATTTCACCGGTATTGGCGGCATCGGCATGAGCGGCATTGCCGAAATCCTGTTCGAGCTTGGCTATTCTGTTCAAGGTAGTGATATGTCGGAAAATGCCAATGTACGACGGTTGCGTGCAAAAGGCATTCCGGTCATGGTTGGTCAAAGTGCCGAAAATCTGGGTGACGCAGCTCTGGTTGTCACATCGACCGCGATTAAGGCCGACAACCCAGAAGTGGTAGCCGCACGGGCAGGTTTTCTGCCGATCGTGCATCGCGCCGAAATGCTGGGCGAGTTGATGCGGTTGCGCTGGTCAGTCGCCGTGGCCGGTACGCATGGTAAAACCACAACGACATCTTTGGTAGCAACCTTGCTGGATGGCGCACAGATTGATCCGACTGTCATCAATGGCGGTATCATTACCGGCTGGGGCAGTAATGCCCGGCTTGGTAAAGGCAAATGGATGGTTGTCGAAGCCGACGAAAGTGATGGCTCCTTTGCCAAACTGAAACCTACTGTAGCCGTGGTCACCAATATAGACCCTGAACATCTTGATCATCATGGCAGTTTTGAGGCGCTGGAAACCGCCTTTTTGAATTTTGTATCTTCCATTCCCTTTTACGGCTTTGCCACCTTGTGCATTGATCATCCTGCCGTTCAGCGCATGATGGCGCATATCAAAGATCGCCGGATCATCACCTATGGCATGTCAGCCAACGCCGATGTGCGCGCCACAAATTTGCGGGTTGAAGGCAGGAATATGCTGTTTGATGTTTTGCTATCCGATCGCCTCGTTGGCGAAATGGAACGGATTGATAATGTGCTGTTTCCAATGCTGGGCGATCACAATGTCCAGAACTGTCTGGCCGCGATTGCGGTGGCGCTGGAAATGAATATCGATGCCAAAAAGATCAAAGACTCACTGGCCGCATTCGGTGGGGTTGGACGCCGGTTCGAGACCAAAGGCGTCAGCGATGGGGTTACGATCATTGACGATTATGGGCATCATCCCGTTGAAATAAAAGCCGCCTTGCAAGCTGGCCGGATGATGTGTGGTGATAATAAGCTGATTGCTGTTGTGCAGCCGCACCGCTATAGCCGGCTTGCTGATTTATTTACCGATTTCTGTGGGTGCTTCAACGACGCTGATGACGTGCTGGTTGCTGATGTCTATGCCGCCGGTGAAACACCCATCGAAGGGTTTGACAAAGCCGCGCTTGTTGAAGGGCTTCGTGACCATGGCCATAAAGGGCCAGCAGCGCTAGACAGTCAATCGGCGTTGGCACAGGAGATCATGAACCGCACCAACAAAGGTGATCTTGTCATGTGTCTTGGTGCCGGTGATATCACCAGCTGGGCAGCAGCATTGCCAGCCGAGCTTGACGCATTGCGGGAGGGGTCATCGTGA
- a CDS encoding outer membrane protein assembly factor BamD, giving the protein MIVLASTALLVAGCSSTEVEEQVERPVEQLYNEALNTALAGNAKKAAPKFEEVERQHPYSSLAVRAQLMAAWAFYQDNNYPRAIAALDRFVELNPADERVEYAYYLKALCYYEQIVDVQRDAEMTKLAMQAFEELVRRFPDGDYFRDATLKIDLTRSHLAGKEMAVGRFYLSKQHYGAALRRFENVVTDYDTTNQVPEALYRMTEAYLSLGLASEANRVEEVAVYNYPKSIWTQRLLELRANPERELEAGWFERTAESVVNLFD; this is encoded by the coding sequence TTGATTGTCTTAGCAAGTACTGCGCTTTTGGTAGCAGGATGTTCTTCTACTGAGGTCGAAGAACAGGTCGAGCGCCCTGTCGAACAATTATATAATGAAGCGTTGAACACCGCCCTTGCAGGAAATGCCAAGAAAGCTGCGCCAAAATTTGAGGAAGTTGAACGCCAACACCCCTATTCATCACTTGCCGTAAGGGCGCAATTGATGGCGGCATGGGCATTTTATCAGGACAATAACTATCCACGGGCAATCGCGGCGCTGGATCGTTTTGTCGAACTAAATCCAGCAGATGAACGCGTCGAATATGCCTATTATCTAAAGGCGCTATGCTATTATGAACAGATCGTCGATGTGCAACGCGACGCGGAAATGACCAAATTGGCGATGCAGGCTTTTGAAGAATTGGTGCGGCGATTTCCCGACGGTGACTACTTTCGTGATGCAACCCTGAAAATTGATCTGACACGCTCGCATCTTGCTGGCAAGGAAATGGCCGTAGGTCGGTTTTACCTCAGCAAACAGCATTATGGCGCAGCACTGCGTCGGTTTGAAAATGTCGTCACCGATTACGACACCACCAACCAGGTGCCCGAAGCCCTATATCGCATGACCGAGGCCTATCTATCGCTTGGTCTGGCTAGCGAAGCCAACCGTGTTGAAGAGGTCGCAGTCTATAACTATCCGAAATCTATATGGACTCAACGTCTGCTGGAGCTTCGCGCCAATCCAGAACGTGAACTCGAAGCTGGCTGGTTTGAACGCACCGCCGAGTCCGTCGTAAATTTATTTGATTAG
- the murB gene encoding UDP-N-acetylmuramate dehydrogenase has protein sequence MTDLITRLPKVRGDYAMKDAMSAHTWFGVGGPADVIFSPVDEDDLSHFLAHCDADIPILPIGAGSNLLVRDGGVSGVVIKLTDHMKHIHHDGTVVTAQTGALDAEVARYASKAGLTGLEFLIGIPGTVGGGLRMNAGAYGSEFKDITMIAHGFDRAGNPISATPTEMGMAYRHSDAPADWIFTSASMQARPGDHAAIRTRMKEIVTSRGDAQPRGVRTGGSTFANPDGGKAWQEIDRAGCRGLAVGAAQVSEKHCNFLINNGGATAEEIETLGETVRARVLASGGPDLRWEIRRIGRVLTTSKQQETSQ, from the coding sequence GTGACTGATCTGATAACACGCCTTCCCAAAGTGCGCGGCGATTACGCCATGAAGGATGCTATGTCAGCGCATACCTGGTTTGGTGTTGGGGGTCCAGCTGATGTGATTTTCAGCCCTGTTGATGAAGATGATTTGTCTCATTTCCTTGCCCATTGCGATGCCGATATTCCGATTTTGCCAATTGGTGCCGGATCGAACCTTCTGGTTCGTGATGGCGGCGTAAGCGGGGTCGTCATCAAGCTGACCGATCATATGAAGCATATCCATCATGACGGCACGGTTGTGACCGCGCAGACAGGCGCGCTTGACGCCGAGGTTGCGCGTTATGCTTCCAAGGCAGGTTTGACCGGACTTGAGTTTCTGATTGGCATCCCCGGTACGGTCGGCGGCGGTTTACGCATGAATGCCGGTGCCTATGGCAGCGAATTCAAAGATATCACAATGATCGCGCACGGCTTTGACCGGGCTGGCAATCCGATCAGCGCCACACCAACCGAAATGGGCATGGCCTATCGGCATAGTGATGCACCTGCTGACTGGATCTTTACATCGGCAAGCATGCAGGCACGCCCCGGCGACCATGCCGCTATCCGTACACGGATGAAAGAGATTGTCACCAGCCGCGGTGATGCCCAGCCACGCGGCGTGCGTACGGGTGGAAGCACCTTTGCCAATCCGGACGGTGGCAAAGCATGGCAAGAGATTGATCGTGCAGGTTGCCGTGGGTTGGCAGTTGGTGCCGCTCAAGTGTCCGAAAAGCACTGTAATTTCCTGATAAATAATGGCGGTGCCACCGCCGAAGAAATCGAAACCCTTGGTGAGACCGTGCGGGCGCGTGTGCTGGCATCAGGTGGCCCAGATTTACGCTGGGAAATCCGCCGTATCGGTCGTGTCCTTACCACGTCAAAGCAGCAGGAGACATCGCAATGA